In Quercus lobata isolate SW786 chromosome 12, ValleyOak3.0 Primary Assembly, whole genome shotgun sequence, a genomic segment contains:
- the LOC115972579 gene encoding mitochondrial substrate carrier family protein ucpB: MDNQPGSQKSSIIPGSGKVNNWAASPSHLCYHFGTSGLSVAVATGVTHPLDVLKVRLQMQLVGQRGPLTGMGNLSVHILKNEGPRSMYLGLAPALTRSVAYGGLRLGLYEPSKYVCEQVFGSTNIFVKIASGAFAGGFATTLTNPVEVVKVRLQMNPNLRRGPIGELRRIVSEEGIRALWKGVGPAMVRAASMTASQLSTYDESKRILIRWSPLEEGFHLHLISSMVAGTVSTLITAPMDMIKTRLMLQRESKEVGNYKNGFHCAYQVLRTEGPRGLYKGGLAIFARLGPQTTITFILVEKLRKLAGLDAI; encoded by the exons ATGGACAACCAACCTGGTTCCCAAAAATCTTCGATTATTCCAG GATCTGGGAAAGTCAACAATTGGGCAGCCTCACCATCGCATCTATGCTATCACTTTGGTACAAGTGGGCTTTCTGTTGCGGTTGCCACTGGCGTCACCCATCCTCTAG ATGTACTCAAAGTCAGGCTACAAATGCAACTTGTTGGCCAGAGAGGTCCTCTAACAGGAATG GGAAATTTATcagttcatatattgaagaatGAAGGACCAAGGTCTATGTATCTAGGATTGGCACCTGCATTGACAAGGTCGGTTGCTTATGGTGGTCTTCGTTTAGGCTTGTATGAGCCCTCGAAATATGTTTGTGAACAGGTTTTTGGGTCCACCAATATCTTTGTTAAGATTGCATCTGGAGCATTTGCTGGTGGTTTTGCAACCACACTGACCAATCCGGTTGAGGTTGTAAAG GTGCGGTTACAAATGAACCCAAACTTGAGAAGAGGACCGATTGGAGAACTGCGCAGAATTGTTTCTGAGGAAGGAATTAGAGCTCTGTGGAAGGGGGTTGGCCCTGCTATGGTCAGGGCTGCTTCTATGACTGCATCACAGCTGTCAACATATGATGAATCCAAGCGG ATTTTGATCAGGTGGTCACCACTTGAAGAAGGATTTCATCTTCATCTCAT CTCAAGTATGGTTGCAGGCACTGTCAGCACCCTCATAACTGCACCAATGGACATGATTAAAACCCGTCTCATGTTGCAACGAGAATCTAAAGAAGTTGGGAACTACAAAAATGGATTTCACTGTGCATATCag GTTTTGCGCACTGAAGGTCCCAGGGGACTTTACAAGGG GGGGCTTGCAATATTTGCAAGATTGGGTCCACAGACTACGATTACCTTCATACTTGTTGAGAAGTTACGCAAGCTTGCTGGATTAGATGCAATCTAG
- the LOC115971202 gene encoding uncharacterized protein LOC115971202, with translation MKAYEPIIYPVASMEQWRRTSIDPLEPPKDKIQRGRPKIKRKRHPSEPKNPYKLSKAGTIIKCFERKKVGHNSRTCPSKKDKGTVSTNAKKTPTTNKKRAAGGARATAASAVDSRAKGVKTIAVKCCKFKGWRFKGCCCKFHQCKNFNGTINNIWWWC, from the exons ATGAAGGCATATGAACCAATAATTTACCCTGTGGCTAGCATGGAACAGTGGAGAAGGACATCAATAGATCCTTTGGAACCACCCAAGGATAAGATACAACGTGGTAGACCcaagataaagagaaagaggCATCCTTCAGAACCCAAAAACCCATATAAGCTAAGCAAGGCTGGTACAATCATCAAGTGCTTTGAGCGTAAGAAGGTGGGACATAATAGCAGAACATGTCCATCCAAAAAAGACAAG GGTACAGTGTCTACCAATGCTAAGAAGACACCTACAACAAACAAGAAGCGAGCAGCTGGAGGTGCAAGGGCTACTGCTGCAAGTGCTGTAGATTCAAGGGCTAAAGGTGTAAAGACTATTGCTGTTAAGTGCTGTAAATTCAAGGGCTGGAGGTTCAAAGGCTGTTGTTGCAAGTTCCACCAATGTAAGAACTTCAACGGCACCATTAACAATATATGGTGGTGGTGCTAA